From Crassaminicella indica, one genomic window encodes:
- a CDS encoding SpoIIE family protein phosphatase, which produces MKLSVEQLKDSNHFLNIIFENITSAIFLVDKNMKLQQFNEPFSVLFNKKEDKIIGKLCGNIIGCQYSVDENKNCGTTSNCESCIIRNSILKAFHDQTPTFKEILTRNFYINEKSIKKYFQFTTKYINYNGEDMVLVILDDITELENSKLELQKRNEMIEAYHSRIRDELALAKNVQQNLIPNKLPQLEGVSLSAIYKPLEEIGGDLYDFIKINENSLGIFLSDISGHGVPAAMITAMVKAIMETSNYLFQHPAAFINYLNRKLINISENLYLTAFYGLYNNKTKRFTYMRCGHPYPLIIRNGECIELKEGGSTILGVFENINFESKTIALQKGDKLIFYTDGLTETKEYPHTISQKDLHSILLKHSHKKIDSFINHVYEEIINLRKSKTFEDDVCILGMEIHD; this is translated from the coding sequence ATGAAGCTTTCTGTAGAACAATTAAAGGATTCTAATCATTTTTTAAATATTATATTTGAAAATATTACATCTGCTATTTTTTTAGTAGACAAAAATATGAAGTTACAACAATTCAATGAACCTTTCAGCGTTTTATTCAATAAAAAAGAAGATAAAATAATTGGCAAACTATGTGGAAATATCATTGGCTGTCAATACTCAGTTGATGAAAATAAAAATTGTGGTACTACAAGCAATTGTGAAAGCTGTATTATTAGAAACTCTATATTAAAAGCATTTCATGATCAAACTCCCACCTTTAAAGAAATATTAACTAGAAATTTCTATATAAATGAAAAATCCATAAAAAAATATTTCCAATTTACTACCAAGTATATTAACTACAATGGTGAAGACATGGTTTTAGTTATATTAGATGATATTACAGAGCTTGAAAATAGCAAATTAGAGCTTCAGAAAAGAAATGAAATGATCGAAGCTTATCACAGCCGAATTCGAGATGAATTAGCCCTTGCTAAAAATGTTCAGCAAAATCTTATCCCAAATAAGCTCCCTCAATTAGAAGGAGTATCCTTGTCTGCTATCTACAAGCCTCTAGAAGAAATAGGTGGAGATTTATATGATTTTATAAAAATAAATGAAAACTCTTTAGGAATATTTTTAAGTGATATATCTGGTCACGGTGTTCCTGCTGCTATGATTACAGCTATGGTAAAAGCGATTATGGAAACGAGTAATTATCTTTTTCAGCATCCAGCAGCTTTTATTAACTATCTCAATAGAAAACTAATTAATATATCTGAAAACCTATACTTAACTGCATTTTATGGGCTTTATAATAATAAAACAAAAAGATTTACTTATATGAGATGTGGTCATCCTTATCCTTTAATCATTAGAAACGGGGAATGTATAGAATTAAAGGAAGGAGGAAGTACTATTTTAGGTGTTTTTGAAAATATAAACTTCGAAAGTAAAACAATAGCTCTTCAAAAAGGAGATAAACTCATCTTTTATACAGATGGATTAACAGAAACTAAAGAATATCCTCATACTATATCTCAAAAAGATCTTCATAGCATTTTATTAAAGCATTCTCATAAAAAAATAGATTCCTTCATAAACCATGTCTATGAAGAAATAATCAATTTAAGAAAAAGTAAAACCTTTGAAGATGATGTATGTATTTTAGGAATGGAAATACATGATTAG
- the asnS gene encoding asparagine--tRNA ligase — protein MKTILIKDIYRQTEKYQDQVITISGWVRTLRASKAFGFIEVNDGSFFKNLQVVFEENLDNFKEISKLTISSSIIVEGKLVLTPGAKQPFEIKATKIEVEGTSDRDYPLQKKRHTFEFLRTIAHLRPRSNTFSAVFRVRSIAAYAIHKFFQERGFVYTHTPIITGSDCEGAGEMFRVSTLDLENLPRNEEGNIDFKKDFFGKETNLTVSGQLEAESYALAFRNVYTFGPTFRAENSNTARHAAEFWMIEPEIAFADLEDDMELAEDMIKYVINYVLENAPEEMEFFNKFIDKGLLERLDNIVSSDFVRVTYTEAIEILKKADAKFEYPVEWGCDLQTEHERYLTEKVYKKPVFVMDYPKDIKAFYMRLNDDGKTVAAADLLVPGVGEIIGGSQREERIDVLEKRIEELGLNKEDYWWYLELRRFGGTKHAGFGLGFERLIMYITGMSNIRDVIPFPRTVKYAEF, from the coding sequence ATGAAAACAATATTGATTAAAGACATTTATAGACAAACAGAGAAATATCAAGATCAAGTGATTACTATTTCAGGTTGGGTAAGGACTTTAAGAGCATCAAAGGCTTTTGGCTTTATTGAAGTGAATGATGGAAGCTTTTTTAAAAACCTTCAAGTAGTTTTTGAAGAAAATTTAGATAACTTTAAAGAAATTTCAAAGCTTACAATAAGTTCTTCTATTATAGTAGAAGGAAAGCTAGTATTAACACCAGGTGCAAAACAGCCATTTGAGATAAAAGCAACAAAAATTGAAGTGGAGGGAACATCTGATAGAGATTATCCTCTTCAAAAGAAGAGACATACCTTTGAATTTTTAAGAACTATTGCTCATTTAAGACCAAGAAGTAATACTTTTTCAGCAGTATTTAGAGTGCGTTCTATTGCAGCTTATGCGATTCATAAGTTTTTCCAAGAAAGAGGCTTTGTTTATACTCATACACCAATTATCACAGGAAGTGATTGTGAAGGTGCAGGAGAAATGTTTAGAGTCTCTACATTAGACTTAGAAAATCTTCCAAGAAATGAGGAAGGAAATATAGATTTTAAGAAGGATTTCTTTGGAAAAGAAACAAATTTAACAGTGAGTGGACAGCTAGAAGCGGAAAGCTATGCACTAGCTTTTAGAAATGTATATACCTTTGGACCAACCTTCAGAGCAGAAAATTCAAATACTGCAAGACATGCTGCAGAATTTTGGATGATCGAGCCTGAAATTGCTTTTGCTGATCTTGAGGATGATATGGAATTGGCAGAAGATATGATCAAATATGTAATAAATTATGTGCTAGAAAATGCTCCAGAGGAAATGGAATTTTTCAATAAGTTTATTGATAAGGGCTTATTAGAAAGATTAGATAATATTGTCAGCTCTGATTTTGTAAGAGTTACTTATACAGAGGCTATTGAGATATTAAAAAAAGCTGATGCAAAATTTGAATATCCTGTAGAATGGGGCTGTGATCTTCAAACAGAGCATGAAAGATACTTAACAGAAAAAGTATATAAAAAACCTGTATTTGTAATGGATTATCCAAAAGATATTAAAGCATTTTATATGAGACTTAATGATGATGGTAAAACAGTAGCAGCTGCTGATTTGCTTGTTCCAGGAGTTGGAGAAATTATTGGTGGTAGTCAAAGAGAAGAAAGAATAGATGTACTAGAAAAGAGAATAGAAGAGTTAGGTCTTAATAAAGAAGATTATTGGTGGTATTTAGAGCTTAGAAGATTTGGAGGAACGAAGCATGCAGGCTTTGGATTAGGATTTGAGAGACTTATCATGTATATTACAGGAATGAGTAATATAAGAGATGTAATTCCTTTTCCAAGAACAGTAAAATATGCTGAGTTTTAA
- a CDS encoding nucleoside recognition domain-containing protein, whose amino-acid sequence MIDSIKTGIKKGIETTWMLGKIIIPVYIFITFLKHTPVLDWISNVFKPLMGVFHLPGEAAIVLVLGNALNIYAALGAIKAISLTPMQITTIGIMLSFSHSLFVETAVVKKLDANIGKVIALRVGLAVIVGIMVGQVGALLC is encoded by the coding sequence GTGATTGATTCTATTAAAACAGGTATTAAAAAGGGAATAGAGACTACATGGATGCTCGGAAAGATTATTATTCCTGTATATATTTTTATAACTTTTTTAAAACATACACCAGTTCTTGACTGGATATCAAATGTGTTTAAGCCTCTTATGGGGGTGTTTCATTTGCCTGGAGAAGCTGCGATAGTACTGGTTTTAGGAAATGCTTTGAATATATATGCAGCACTAGGAGCAATTAAGGCTATATCATTAACACCTATGCAAATAACTACCATAGGAATTATGCTATCTTTTTCCCATTCTTTATTTGTTGAGACAGCAGTTGTCAAAAAATTAGATGCAAATATAGGGAAAGTTATTGCTTTAAGAGTTGGCTTAGCTGTTATTGTAGGAATTATGGTAGGACAGGTAGGTGCATTATTATGTTAG
- a CDS encoding nucleoside recognition domain-containing protein → MLEIFKEGLLGSLESVYSIAVIVIPLMIILQIAKDYNVLNKLSEYFKGITKLFGISKEAVLPLLVGIIFGISYGAGVIIQSSKEGDLTKKDLILLVAFLVACHAVFEDTLLFVAVGANGYVLLGLRLFIAIGITYFLSKRINLKDITSLDNGGEKK, encoded by the coding sequence ATGTTAGAAATTTTTAAAGAAGGTTTATTAGGAAGTTTAGAATCTGTATATTCTATAGCAGTTATTGTAATTCCTTTAATGATTATCTTACAGATAGCAAAAGATTATAATGTTTTGAACAAACTATCAGAATATTTTAAAGGGATTACAAAGCTGTTTGGTATATCAAAAGAGGCAGTTCTTCCATTATTAGTAGGTATTATCTTTGGAATATCTTATGGAGCTGGCGTAATTATTCAAAGCTCTAAGGAAGGGGATTTGACAAAGAAGGATTTGATTTTGCTGGTAGCCTTTTTAGTTGCTTGTCATGCAGTTTTTGAGGATACGCTATTGTTTGTTGCAGTAGGTGCAAATGGATATGTTTTATTGGGATTAAGGCTTTTTATAGCCATAGGGATAACATATTTTTTGTCGAAAAGAATAAATTTAAAAGATATTACTTCGTTAGATAATGGTGGTGAAAAAAAATAA
- a CDS encoding VOC family protein — protein MKFSFNHNNINVLDLEKSIAFYKEALGLVETRRKEAEDGSFVLVFLGDETTPHRLELTWLRDWERPYNLGDNEFHLAFTTDDYERAYSLHKEMGCICYENNKMGLYFINDPDGYWIEILPEKR, from the coding sequence ATGAAATTTTCATTTAATCATAACAATATTAATGTTTTAGATTTAGAAAAAAGTATTGCCTTTTATAAGGAAGCTTTAGGATTAGTAGAAACTAGAAGAAAAGAAGCAGAGGATGGAAGCTTTGTGCTTGTATTCTTAGGAGATGAAACAACTCCTCATAGACTAGAGCTTACATGGTTAAGAGATTGGGAAAGACCTTATAATTTAGGAGATAATGAATTTCATCTAGCGTTTACTACAGATGATTATGAAAGAGCTTATTCGTTACATAAAGAAATGGGATGTATTTGTTATGAAAATAATAAAATGGGTCTTTATTTTATTAATGATCCTGATGGCTATTGGATTGAAATATTACCTGAAAAAAGATAA
- a CDS encoding EAL and GGDEF domain-containing protein yields MKEKLIFRKILGYIREFLPKYNILYMISLLLVLWFLCVRISFAQNIATIHIMALTVFWFTNESIPYYFAYSFIISFMLLRGKKMIRKTLALKNIVLKERDQLLSTKNSQTINHQKELMRALKELKESEEKFRSFFQTAIDMIYVLDKNGIILEMNHSVQETLGYSQREMCYKSLAMFLTSDSKKLFYENLSIIFSKGFSRLEMQYISKNNDIITVDCSSSVIYDEKNEPKYIVAFQRDISKLKKSAEEIQYLAYHDTVTDLPNRRLGKDILQFAIHNALRKQSMVGVMFVDLDRFKCINDSLGHGMGDTLLKYVGKRFKDCVREDDSVVRLGGDEFMIILNNINTSNNVWNIADRMIRTFSKPFWLNEKEIHITCSIGIAMFPEHGEDVETLLKNADIAMYQAKESGRNNFKFFDNKLNHKVDEEMKIKEGIISAIKRKEFTLYYQPKIHINSGEIVGWEALVRWNHPHMGFISPAKFIPIAEKSGLIKNIDKFVLEMACKQIKELVDKGIRPKSVAINISSSQFNDSNFINTLDRIIAEVGVDPKLLNLEITETTAMQDTYYAKMIFEKIKKRGISLSLDDFGTGYSSLNYLKSFPIDVLKIDKSFVDDICSDQVNNTIVAATITMAKVLDIIVVAEGVETKEQLELLKMAGCEECQGYLFSKPVPIEKMEEMLIKQKFSKA; encoded by the coding sequence ATGAAAGAAAAATTAATTTTTCGTAAAATATTAGGATATATAAGAGAATTTCTCCCAAAATATAATATTTTATATATGATAAGCTTATTATTAGTGTTATGGTTTTTATGTGTTCGTATTTCTTTTGCTCAAAATATAGCAACTATTCATATAATGGCTTTGACAGTTTTTTGGTTTACTAATGAAAGCATTCCTTATTATTTTGCATATAGCTTTATTATTTCTTTTATGCTACTAAGAGGAAAAAAGATGATACGAAAAACTTTAGCATTAAAAAATATAGTGTTAAAAGAGAGAGATCAATTATTAAGCACAAAAAATTCACAAACTATAAATCATCAAAAAGAATTAATGAGGGCGTTAAAAGAGCTAAAGGAAAGTGAGGAAAAATTTCGATCCTTTTTTCAAACAGCTATTGATATGATATATGTTTTGGATAAAAATGGAATAATTTTGGAGATGAATCATTCAGTACAAGAGACTTTGGGGTATTCTCAAAGAGAAATGTGTTATAAATCATTGGCTATGTTTTTAACTTCTGATTCAAAAAAATTATTTTATGAGAATCTTTCAATAATTTTCAGCAAGGGTTTTAGCCGTTTAGAAATGCAGTATATATCGAAAAATAATGATATCATTACGGTAGATTGTTCAAGCTCTGTGATCTATGATGAGAAAAATGAGCCTAAGTATATTGTTGCATTTCAAAGGGATATTAGTAAATTGAAAAAGAGCGCAGAAGAAATACAATATTTAGCTTATCATGATACTGTTACTGATTTGCCAAATAGAAGGCTTGGAAAGGATATATTGCAGTTTGCTATCCATAATGCTTTAAGAAAGCAGAGTATGGTAGGGGTTATGTTTGTAGACTTAGATAGATTTAAATGTATTAATGATTCTTTAGGACATGGAATGGGAGATACTCTTTTAAAGTATGTTGGAAAAAGATTTAAGGATTGTGTTCGAGAAGATGATTCTGTTGTACGCTTAGGCGGAGATGAATTTATGATTATATTGAATAACATAAATACTTCAAATAATGTGTGGAACATAGCAGATAGAATGATTAGAACTTTTTCAAAACCATTTTGGTTAAATGAAAAGGAAATACATATTACTTGTAGTATTGGGATTGCTATGTTTCCTGAGCATGGGGAAGATGTAGAAACTCTATTGAAAAATGCAGATATAGCGATGTACCAAGCAAAGGAGAGTGGACGAAACAACTTTAAATTTTTTGACAATAAATTGAATCATAAGGTTGATGAAGAAATGAAAATTAAAGAAGGAATTATAAGTGCCATAAAAAGAAAGGAATTTACTTTATATTATCAGCCTAAAATTCATATAAATTCTGGTGAAATTGTAGGATGGGAAGCATTGGTAAGATGGAATCATCCACATATGGGATTCATTTCTCCAGCTAAATTTATACCTATTGCTGAGAAATCTGGATTGATAAAAAATATAGATAAGTTTGTGTTAGAGATGGCTTGTAAACAAATAAAAGAATTAGTAGATAAAGGGATAAGACCAAAAAGTGTTGCTATTAATATATCTTCTAGTCAATTCAATGATAGCAATTTTATAAATACACTTGATAGGATTATAGCTGAAGTAGGTGTTGATCCTAAATTGTTGAATTTAGAAATTACAGAAACTACGGCTATGCAGGATACTTATTATGCAAAGATGATTTTTGAAAAGATAAAAAAAAGAGGTATAAGTTTATCATTAGATGATTTTGGAACAGGATACTCTTCGCTGAATTATTTAAAATCATTTCCTATAGATGTACTGAAAATAGATAAATCCTTTGTAGATGATATTTGTTCGGATCAAGTAAACAACACGATTGTTGCAGCTACTATTACAATGGCTAAGGTTTTAGATATAATAGTAGTTGCAGAGGGTGTAGAAACAAAGGAGCAGTTAGAGCTTTTAAAAATGGCTGGATGTGAAGAATGTCAAGGGTATTTATTTAGTAAACCAGTACCTATAGAAAAAATGGAGGAGATGCTCATAAAACAAAAATTTTCAAAAGCATAG
- the fusA gene encoding elongation factor G codes for MKAYVSNQIRNVALVGHGGCGKTVLTEAMLYTTGVTNRIGKTEDGNTVSDFDKQEIARKLSISTSLIPIEWNKDKYNILDTPGYFDFVGEVNSALRIAGGAIIVVDASSGVEVGTEKAWEYTSKRKMPRFIFLNKMDKENVNYDKVINQLREKFGKSIAPFAIPLGTDRGLRGLVNVVDLVAREYNGKECVDAPIKEEWMDRIQPIRDMLMESVAESDEVLMEKYFEGEEFTAEEIHEGLRKGVLEGSIVPVLVGSAVNNIGTHTLLNMIDTYMPTPKDMKPYEGIDPKDKSDVLRNISVEEPFSALVFKTIVDPYVGKISLMKVISGELKGDMEVYNPEKDKVEKIGSLFLMRGKSQIPVDKVVAGDIAAVAKLQYAQTGDTLCDRSNPIQYSKIEFPQPTLFMAVEPKAKGDEEKISSGLSKLTEEDPTFVVKRNKETKQTLIGGQGDMHIDVITSKLKNKFGVDVNLVDQLIPYRETIKGKSDVQGKHKKQSGGHGQYGDVKIRFEPCQEEFIFEEEIFGGAVPKNYIPAVEKGLKECLECGVLAGFPVVNMKATLYDGSYHDVDSSEMAFKIAASLAFKKGMEAANPILLEPIMHVEIIIPEDYMGDIMGDMNKRRGRILGMEPIGDGNQKVIAEAPQAELFKYATDLRSMTQARGSFTMEFARYEEVPAHLSPKIIEGVKAKK; via the coding sequence ATGAAGGCGTATGTGAGTAATCAGATAAGGAATGTAGCATTAGTTGGACATGGGGGTTGCGGAAAAACAGTTTTAACAGAAGCTATGTTATATACAACGGGAGTTACAAATAGAATAGGCAAAACAGAAGACGGAAATACAGTATCAGATTTTGACAAGCAAGAAATAGCTAGGAAGCTTTCTATTAGTACGAGTTTAATTCCTATTGAATGGAATAAGGATAAATATAATATATTGGATACACCAGGATACTTCGACTTTGTAGGAGAGGTAAATAGTGCTTTAAGAATTGCTGGGGGAGCAATTATTGTAGTAGATGCAAGCTCTGGAGTTGAGGTTGGAACAGAAAAAGCTTGGGAATATACAAGTAAAAGAAAAATGCCTAGATTCATATTTTTAAACAAAATGGATAAGGAAAACGTTAATTATGATAAGGTCATTAATCAGTTAAGAGAAAAATTTGGGAAGTCCATAGCACCTTTTGCTATTCCATTAGGAACAGATCGAGGACTACGAGGACTTGTAAATGTAGTGGATTTAGTTGCAAGAGAATATAATGGAAAAGAATGTGTAGATGCGCCAATTAAAGAAGAATGGATGGATAGAATTCAGCCAATTAGAGATATGCTTATGGAATCTGTAGCTGAAAGTGATGAAGTATTAATGGAAAAATATTTTGAAGGAGAAGAATTTACAGCAGAAGAAATTCATGAGGGGTTGCGTAAAGGTGTTTTGGAAGGGTCTATTGTACCGGTTTTAGTTGGTTCTGCAGTTAACAATATTGGTACTCATACACTCCTTAATATGATTGATACTTATATGCCAACACCAAAGGATATGAAGCCTTATGAAGGAATAGATCCTAAAGACAAAAGCGATGTTCTTAGAAACATAAGTGTTGAAGAACCATTTTCTGCATTAGTTTTTAAAACTATTGTTGACCCTTATGTTGGAAAGATCTCTCTTATGAAGGTTATTTCTGGAGAATTAAAAGGAGATATGGAGGTATATAATCCAGAAAAGGATAAAGTAGAGAAAATAGGAAGCCTATTTTTGATGAGAGGAAAAAGTCAGATTCCTGTTGATAAAGTCGTTGCAGGAGATATAGCAGCAGTTGCAAAGCTTCAATATGCTCAAACAGGAGATACCTTGTGTGATAGAAGCAATCCTATTCAATATAGTAAGATTGAATTTCCTCAGCCTACATTATTTATGGCAGTTGAGCCAAAGGCAAAGGGAGATGAAGAAAAAATTAGTTCAGGACTTAGTAAACTAACAGAAGAAGATCCAACTTTTGTTGTTAAGAGAAATAAGGAAACAAAACAGACGCTTATAGGCGGACAAGGAGATATGCATATTGATGTGATTACAAGCAAGCTTAAAAATAAATTTGGTGTAGATGTAAACTTAGTAGATCAATTAATACCATATAGAGAAACTATAAAAGGAAAATCAGATGTACAAGGAAAACATAAAAAACAATCTGGCGGACATGGACAATATGGAGATGTGAAAATAAGATTTGAACCATGCCAAGAAGAATTTATATTTGAAGAAGAGATATTTGGTGGAGCTGTGCCTAAAAACTATATACCAGCTGTTGAGAAAGGCTTGAAAGAATGTTTAGAATGTGGAGTTTTAGCAGGATTTCCAGTGGTAAATATGAAAGCTACATTATATGACGGCTCTTATCATGATGTAGATTCTTCTGAAATGGCATTTAAGATTGCTGCATCATTAGCATTTAAAAAAGGAATGGAAGCAGCAAATCCTATACTTCTTGAACCTATTATGCATGTAGAGATTATTATCCCAGAGGATTACATGGGAGATATTATGGGAGATATGAATAAACGACGTGGAAGAATACTGGGAATGGAGCCTATTGGAGATGGTAATCAAAAGGTGATTGCAGAAGCTCCTCAAGCAGAGCTATTTAAATATGCAACAGACCTTCGATCCATGACACAGGCAAGAGGAAGCTTTACAATGGAATTTGCAAGATATGAAGAGGTGCCAGCGCATCTTAGTCCAAAAATAATTGAAGGGGTAAAGGCAAAAAAATAA
- a CDS encoding CtsR family transcriptional regulator, producing MARLSDLIEIFIKELLKDANNRGIEIQRNELANYFNCAPSQINYVLTTRFTVDKGYLIESRRGGGGHIKIFQINVDKNQYIRMLLEEIGDQISKMKGASIIDVLKEKKMITERESVLMKAAISDRSMNIPMNIKDEVRANLLKSMIISICNYNGRE from the coding sequence ATGGCAAGATTAAGTGATCTTATTGAAATTTTTATAAAGGAATTATTAAAGGATGCTAATAACAGAGGGATTGAGATTCAAAGAAATGAATTAGCAAATTATTTTAACTGTGCTCCTTCACAAATCAATTATGTGCTAACAACTCGATTCACTGTGGATAAAGGATATCTTATTGAAAGTAGAAGGGGTGGGGGAGGACATATAAAAATTTTTCAGATAAATGTAGATAAGAATCAGTATATCAGAATGCTTCTAGAAGAAATAGGAGATCAAATCAGTAAAATGAAAGGAGCTTCTATTATTGACGTATTAAAGGAGAAAAAAATGATTACAGAAAGAGAAAGCGTATTGATGAAAGCGGCTATTAGTGACAGAAGTATGAATATACCTATGAATATAAAAGATGAAGTAAGAGCGAATTTGCTAAAGAGCATGATTATTTCTATATGCAACTATAACGGGAGGGAATGA
- a CDS encoding UvrB/UvrC motif-containing protein, giving the protein MLCEKCHKRQATVHLTKILNNKKTEIHLCDQCAKQNEAVAFDTSFSINNFLASILDSIQDSPIKVDYVKATKCDYCGMTYGKFKQLGRLGCSKCYNAFEEKLNTLIKRIQGSESHIGKIPKRAGGSLRIKNEIKELKIKLNDAVRNEAYEEAAVLRDKIKDLEKNIKE; this is encoded by the coding sequence ATGTTATGTGAAAAATGTCATAAAAGACAGGCTACTGTGCATTTGACTAAAATACTCAATAATAAAAAAACAGAAATTCATTTATGTGATCAGTGTGCAAAGCAAAATGAAGCAGTTGCTTTTGATACATCTTTTTCTATTAACAATTTTTTAGCAAGTATACTTGATTCTATACAGGACTCTCCTATAAAAGTAGATTATGTGAAAGCTACAAAATGTGATTATTGCGGAATGACATATGGAAAATTTAAGCAGTTAGGAAGATTAGGATGTTCAAAATGCTATAATGCTTTTGAAGAAAAATTAAACACTTTGATAAAAAGGATTCAAGGAAGTGAGAGTCATATAGGGAAAATACCAAAAAGAGCAGGAGGTTCTTTGAGAATAAAAAATGAAATAAAGGAATTAAAGATTAAGCTGAATGATGCTGTAAGAAATGAAGCATATGAAGAAGCAGCAGTACTTAGAGATAAAATAAAAGACCTTGAAAAGAATATAAAGGAATAG
- a CDS encoding protein arginine kinase, with product MTKWMQESGPDNDIIISSRIRLARNVEDFPFPVALTKGKSKEVAKVVSDAILQGKSTLRNDFELITLEEVSQLERQVLVEKHLISPTLATNYEKGAALLNKDESVSIMINEEDHIRIQCLLPGFQLDEAWDIANKIDDVIEEEVKYAFDENLGYLTSCPTNVGTGIRASVMIHLPALTMTGYINRILQAASQIGLAVRGIYGEGTEFAGNLFQISNQLTLGRNEKDIIGNLKDVTRQIIQKERDARSTLLSNNGIQLKDRVYRAFGILCNARILSSQECMKLLSDVRLGIDVGLLEDINIDNVNEIMVMTQPAYLQKIAGKALSSNERDIRRASLVREKLGK from the coding sequence ATGACAAAGTGGATGCAAGAGTCAGGACCAGATAACGATATTATTATTAGTAGCAGGATAAGGTTAGCTAGGAATGTGGAAGATTTTCCATTTCCAGTAGCACTTACAAAAGGGAAGAGTAAAGAGGTTGCTAAAGTTGTTTCAGATGCAATTCTTCAAGGAAAGAGTACTTTAAGAAATGATTTTGAGTTGATTACATTAGAAGAAGTATCTCAATTAGAAAGACAGGTTTTAGTAGAAAAGCATTTAATTAGTCCAACTTTAGCTACAAATTATGAAAAGGGTGCAGCACTTTTAAATAAAGATGAGTCTGTAAGTATTATGATTAATGAGGAGGATCATATAAGAATACAATGCTTGCTTCCAGGATTTCAATTAGATGAAGCTTGGGACATAGCCAATAAGATTGATGATGTTATAGAAGAGGAAGTAAAGTATGCTTTTGATGAAAATTTAGGTTACTTAACATCTTGTCCTACAAATGTAGGAACTGGAATTAGAGCATCTGTCATGATCCATTTACCTGCGTTGACAATGACTGGATATATAAATAGAATACTTCAAGCTGCAAGTCAGATTGGTTTAGCTGTAAGAGGTATTTATGGAGAGGGAACTGAATTTGCTGGAAATTTATTTCAGATATCTAATCAGTTGACTTTAGGAAGAAATGAAAAGGATATTATAGGAAATCTTAAGGATGTTACAAGACAAATAATTCAAAAGGAAAGAGATGCTAGAAGTACATTATTATCTAATAATGGCATACAGCTTAAAGATAGAGTTTATAGAGCTTTTGGCATTTTATGTAATGCAAGGATTTTAAGCTCACAGGAATGTATGAAGCTTTTATCAGATGTAAGATTGGGGATAGATGTAGGATTGTTAGAGGATATTAATATAGATAATGTAAATGAGATAATGGTAATGACACAACCAGCATATTTACAAAAAATAGCAGGAAAAGCTTTGAGCAGTAATGAAAGGGATATTAGACGGGCAAGTTTAGTAAGAGAAAAGTTAGGAAAATAA